The genomic interval CCGAGTTCGCCGAGTAGCCACTCGTGTATCGAGACGACGAGATCGCTATCTCGTTCGTCGTTCGTTCTGATGGTCTCTGCTCGGATGTGTGGTTCAAGTCGTCCCTGTATCGGCTCTTCGGCGGCTTTTGCGGCGAGGGAAGAGTAGATACTTTCCGGTGATAGCGCCCAAAGGTGCTCAGGTGATTGTGTTCGGAGGTCAGCCGCGACGTGGAGTGGGTCACTCATCGTTCCGTGGTTTGAGGTGGAGGTCGTGGGACAGGAGCTCGAGCAGTTCGTCCTTGTCGAATGATTCTGGATCGTTCTGCTCTACACACCCGTACTGGTAGATACAGAACGGACACCCATTCTCGCAGTTACATTTCGACTCGTCGGGCGAAAACGCCTCACGCATGAGTTCGACAGCGCGTTCGAATTTCTCCCCGTCATCCTGCGTCAACAGGACGGTGATTCCGCTCCCACCCTCGTCGGAGTCGTATACTAGCGTTCCATCGTCCTCGATGGACTCAGGAACCTGTCTGACGCTAACGCCGCCGATGTACTGAAGTGCGACTCGGAGGCCGTGAGCGAAGCCGTGTTCGAGTTCTTCACTATCGAAACGGACACGGACCGCCTTCGTGGAGAACTTCGTTGCAGGCCGGACTGCCTCGCTCTTATCGACGGGATGTTGGACGTTGTTCGTACAGTATGCCGAGTCTCCGGTTTTCGCGATCGCTCCGTTACACCCGTCGACACCACACATCTCGAACACGTTCGGGAGCGGGTCCGCTCCTCCGTCCTTATAAGTCGCCCAGTATTTGTTCGTCGATGCGAGTAGCGTGACGTCACCGTACTCGAACTGCCCATGAACGGTCCCGTTCTCGTCGACGATGTCTCGGGAGAACGTCGCCTCGAACGAGTCGCCGGCGTCGGTCTCGACGGGTGCGTACGTGCCCCGAGGTTCCGTGTCGTTCTGGTAGACTGTCGACGGCTGAAGCTGCTCTGTGCTCGGCGTCGAACTGAGCGGGAGATCGTGCTGGTACGCGATCACCCTCTCCGGGACCTTGGTGACGAGCGGCTTCAGTCGTGTCCCGCACGACTCACAGTTGGGGGTGTCGCTATCATACTCGGTGGCACAAGTCGGACAGATAGCCGCATCTTCCAGGTCGTCAGTGATTCGTGCAGATTCTAGCGGTTCCCAGTACACCTGTGTCACGACGTAGGTCTCGCTGTCGTAGAGATATGCGGCGCCAGGATGGAGTTCAGAGAGAGCGATGCGGCGCTCGCGTGACCCGTCGCTGACGTTCTCGAAGTCTTCACCGACGAGCTGATAATCGACCGAACTCCCGACCGACCGCAACCCGAATGCAGCGGAACTCTCCCGATTCAGGTAGCTACCGAAGTCCATGCTCTCGAGTCGGTCGAGATAGTCGTTCAGTTGGTCGAGTTGGCGCTCGACCTGCTCTCGCTGTTCCCGTAGGCGTCGCTTTTCATCGCGGTCACGAGTGTTCCGTTCTTTCCGTCTCAGATCACTCACCTCTTCGTCAAGTTCGTCGATGTCGTCGTAGATTTCGTCTTGCTGATCGCGATAGAGATCGACGATCGTCTCTTCGAAGCTCGGTTCGTCCTTGGTTCCGTCAAGGACGCTTTCGACGATGTCCCCATGCTTACCGAGAACTGGGTCGACGACGCCATCGCAGTCATCGCGCTGGCATTCTCCTCCGTAGCCTGCGGCGTGCTTTCTGCCACACGCTGAACAAACACTGAAGGATAGGAGATCTTCCAACCACTGCTCGATTTCGTCTTGGTTCTCCTCGAGGAGAGATCGAAGTGCTTCGAGCGGTGCATCGTCGTTCCAACTCTGGACTTGGAAGTTCGTAGATGACAGCACCCCAGTGAACGTCATTATGTCGTTCGGTCGAGGTTCCGTGCGCGGCATCGGTTCGTCCTTACAGACGATGAGGTCTTCGAGGCCGCTCTGTTCGCGGCGCCACGGTACCCACTGGGTCGTTGCGGCCCAATCGAGGACAGCCCAGGAAAGCGACTGGTGGAGAACTTCGCGGTTCACCTCGTTGAGCGGAACCTGCTGTGGATCGGCTGCGATAAGTTCCTCCGGATGTTCGTGGTAGTAGTAGTCGATGGGGTTGCGTTGGCTGACCGAGTGGATGAGGGAGTTGCCTGATGACCGTCCTGCGCGGCCGATTCGCTGTAGGTATGAGTTGGCGTTCGGCGGGGTTCCATAGAGGAGTAGCGTATTGAGATCTCCGATATCGACACCCAACTCCATCGCCGGCCCGGACGAGAGGAAGTGCGGGTACCGTCCTTGTCGGAATTGGTACTCCAGTTTTCGTCGCTCGTCACGGTCGGTCTCGCCGTAATACGCCCGTGCGAGCAGCATCATCGGGTCGGATGTCGAAACCTTCTGAGCAGTCAGGGAGTAGTGTGGGTGTGAGAAGTCCGAGCGGTCCTCTATTGTCGCCGTGAACTCGACGATGTCATCGGGTGCCGCCCCGAGAGCGACTTCGAGCGAGGTTGCGTACGCCTCTTGGCTTGGGCTGTAGTTCGTCGGCGTCGCGTCGTCAACGACAGCGCATTTGACTGCGTCTTCGTTGACCATCACGTACCGACTTCCCTCCTCTTCGAGGCGACGCAGAATACCGCGGTCGATGAGGGAATCGAGGTGGTCGTGTCCGTCCTCAATGTCGTCGATCAGATTCGGCTCATAATGGTGGTTCTGACTGATTGCCTCTATGAGCAACTCACGCTCACCTTCGCTGAGGTCGTCGAGATCGGCGTCCGACCGAACGTCGATCAGCCCCTCGTCGCTAAGCTGGTTACTACGGTAACGCTGGCTGTACTTGCCTTCCAAGACACGAGACAGCAATTCTTCCGTCAGGTATTCATCGACCGACTGGTCGTAGCCGGTCAGGAGTTCGTACATCCGCGGTGTATTACCGCCCTTGCCTGCTAATTCCTCCTCGTACTGGTGGGCGTCGTCTACTCCACACTCTACGACGTCGGAGAGCGCTGCCCAACCCGATGCGTCGGCCTCCGATCTGACACTCTCGATGAACAACTGGTCGAAGAAGAACGACTCTTCGGGCTCACGGAAGTTCCGTTCCAGTTCCTTCATGTCGGCCTGGCTGTCCGCAAACGAGAGCATCTTTGATTCACCGAAGGTACCGGGATCGTCACGATCTGCTAGTGAACGAAGCAAATAGCGCCCAGTAGTCACCGCGGCGTTGGCTGGCCCCCGGAGCATCGAGTCGTATCGTCGGTTCTTCGCATAGGTCTCACGCCGGTCTTCGTGGTAACACGGCAGTCCTCCGGGGAACTGACTCGCCTCTCGGACTCGACCGTTGTCGTCGACCATCCGGAAGTTGCTGTACCCCTTCGCCCGGCGACTGATTTCGGGGTTGTCGCAGTTACAATCGCGTGGGCCGTTGGGAAGGAACTCGTATCCACAGGACTGACACTCGTCGACCATGCTGATGTCGAACAGCGCTGACCGAACGAGTTTCTGTTTACCACAGCTACACGATGCTGGTGGATTACCGAAGTACACCTCGTCGCACTCGGGATCGCTGCACGTCCATCCAAGGAACCGTTTAGGAGTGAGATTACCGTCACAATCGTTAGTAGTACACTCCTGTCCCTCCGGGTCTTCGTAGACCTCGCCACATTCGATGCAATACTGAACATCCTCGTCTGTGAGTGGCTCTAGCGCGGTAGAGTGACAGGAGTGACACTCGGGCGCCCGTGCTTCATCGACAGTGAGTTCCCCGTCACAGTCGGGCTTGGTGCAGACATGCTTCTCCATCGAATCGTCAAGGGCCATTGCAGCACCGCAGTCGGGACAGTCGTGCTGGCGGTCGATCTTCTGGCGCTCGCCACAGTCTGTACACTCGTAGTACGGTCGCCAGTAGACTCGAACCATCTCGGGTGTTTCGCCGTCGACGGTCTCACACTGGCATTCCCGCCGTTGGAAATACTCAAAACGCCCCTCTTCAGACGTGACGGTGTGTGGTTCGAGGCGCTCACAGTTCGGACAGAACCACGACTCAAGCGACTCTTCTCCACACTCGTTACACAGCGAGAGCTTCGTCACGAAGTGATGGCCACACTCGGTGCAGGATGACTGCGGAGTGTCGTAGACCGTCCCGCAGTTGATACACGTGTAGTAGCCATCAAGCGGCCAACTGAACAGGTGTGCACGACGTTCAAGAATGTCCGACACCTCGCCGATAGTCATGAAGTTCGTTACTACCGTCTCTGCTTGGAACTCGGAGAGTCCAGCCTCGTCGATCAGGCGGTCGCGAAGGCCGACTGGTCGAAGTGGGGTCTCGCGAAGCGCCGCATAGATCCCACGGACGAATTCCAAGGGACCTCCTTCATCTTCGACTAAATGTTCGTAGAGTGAATTGTCGACGTCCTCGCTGCCGCCCTCTACGCCGGCGGCATCGAGTGCTCGTCTCGCGGCGTTTGTGTCTCCGTTGCGCAACTCCTCTTCGGTCAACTCTGCCGAGGCGAAGTCGTCAGGGATGTCGACGGGGAACGGTGCATCGAGGGTGCGCTCGTCTTCCTCGATAACCATTACGTCGGGGTCAACGAAGGGATTGATACGTTGGAAGACCGTCCGCTTGTTCTCCACGGTCGCCGACGCGCCAACGATAGTGAGATCGTCGTCGGCCTCGCTGTCGTACCCGTTGAGTTGCTGACGCTCTCGAATATACCGGCGCATGAGCGTCGATGTGAATGAACCAAAGAGTTCGGAATACTCGTGGATTTCATCGAACACGAAGTATTTCGGTTCAGCAACGAAGCGCTGCTGTTCATCATCGCTGTTGACGTTGAATAGTCGGTAGTTGATCGTGTCGGGGTTCGTCAACAGAATGTCGGCTGGTGATTCGATGATGGCGTCCCGCGTGACCTTGATAAAGTCGAAAGTGAGATCATCCTCGTGTTCCACCATCGGTTCCACTACGAACGAACCATCGTCTCGCTGGCTGACCGTCAGCGACGAGTCACACTCATCGCACGGGCAGTCAAAGTATTGGAACGTAGTCTGGAGGTACGCGAGCTCGTCGGGGTCGCGCCGCTTCGTATCACCGTCATAGATCCCGACAGTCACCTGTTCGTCCGGCGAGCGTCCCCGGTTGAGCGTGAAGAGGTAGTCGATCAACCGCTTCAGCTGGTCCTGCGCAAGCGCCTTTGTCGGGTATGTGAGGACGCACTTAACGCTGTCTGGCGGGTGATCGTTGTGCTGGCCTGCCTTCGCCTCGGTAATGAACTGGAGGATGGGAATGAGCCATCCCTCGGTCTTCCCTCGACCCGTACTTGCGGTCAGCAGCGTATGGTGGTCCTCGAGAACTGATTCTACCGCTGACTCCTGAAACTCGTATAGCGAGCGGAAACCCGCCTCAGAGAACGTCTCGGTGACGTCGTTGTGGAGGTCGTGGTTACTGGCGAACGTCTCCCAGTGGGTGTCGCTCATCCGGGGGAGGTCGAGCACTTGAAGATAGGGTCCTTTCGTCCGGATGAACTCGGGGAGATCGCTCTCAAGCGACTCGCCCGACCCGTCGTGGTACCGCGAGACGAGGTTCTTGACGGCTCGGTGGGGCTGAGAACCGGCGTAGTGTTCGGCGTACGATTCGCGCATTGAGTTCGCGAGTTCGAGTGGGTCGAAGTCCATTGGTGGCAGTTGTGTGGGATATTGGTCAGTCGGTGAGCTGTTCGTCGATTTCGTGATTCGTGACCGGCCGAATAGTCACGTCACCGCGGGCAAGGATGTCGCGAAGGCGTTCCCGGTCGAACGAGCGCTGATCGTTTCTGACGTCGCAGCCGTACTGATACAGACAGGACGGACATCCGTTCTCACAGTCACAGTCGAACTGGTCACGCATGAGTCCGATTGCACGGTCGAACGCCCGGAACTCACCGTCCGTTCGTTCGAAGAGGAGTCGCGCGACATCGGACCCTCCCTCCTGGGACTCGAAAACGTCGACACGCTCGTCGCCGACGTACTCGGCGAGGCCACGGATGCTGACGCCGCCGAGGTACTGCAATGCGACCCGAAGACCGTGTGATAGTGTGTGCGACAGGTCACGGTCGTCAAGGTCGACGCGAATCCCTTGAGTGTCGTACTGGTATCCAAGGCGAATGAACTCGGAATCAACACCACGGCCATCAGGGAAGTGATCGGGGTCGGCACTGCATCGACGCTCATCATCGTCGTCGCGGTAGATGACGCCAGGACAGTTCTCTTCGCCACAGACCTCGAAGAGTGTATCCCTCGGATCCACCTCACCGGACTTGTACTTCGTCTTGTAGCTCTTTGTGTGCAGCAGAACCGAGTAGTCACCGTACTCGAGCGTCCCGAGTTGTTCCCCGTTGGCGTCCTGGAGTTCGAACGTTCGTTCAGGGTCAAACTCGAGTATCGACGTCTCGCGTTCGGCGTATGTGTTCTGTATCGGTTTGTTCGGCTCGTTGTGGAGGTAGCGCGCCTCGTCGCCCTCCGCGGTCAGTTTGAGGTTGTCATGGTAAGCGTCGACTGAGTCAAGCATCGCGAGCCGGCGTTGCTTGAGTGGTGCATCGGTTTCGCAGTCGCATCCATCGGCATCGAGGTCGTATGAGGCGTGGCACGCCGGACAGACGAGTTCCTCGGCTAGACGGTCTCCACCAACGGTTTCGTTCACCGTTTCGCGGAGGTCTGAACTGGCTTTGTCGTCGAGTCGGACACGCGAGACGGTGTACGTCTCGCCACTGTCAAGGTAGGCAGCGCCGGGATGGAGTTCCGAGAGCGCCATCTGCATCGCGCGTCCACTCTCCTGGTCGCCGACGTTTCGCCGGTTGTACCCTTCTTCGACCAGGGTTAGACCGGCCGTTGTGGCAACACTCCGCATCGAGAAGTCGTACTTGCTCTCACGAGACTCACTGAGGAAGTCGAAGTAACTTGCATCTCCCAGATCAGATAGATAGTCTTCGAGAACCTCAATACGGTCCTTGAGGCCACGACGTTCACGCATAATACGTGCCCGCTCGTCTGATCCAGCCCGCTGCTGGTCGCGACGCAACCGAGAGTTACGTCGTTTCAGGTCGGACAACTCACCTTCGAGCGCCCGTTTGTATTCACGGTATCCGGTGATATAGCGCTCGTCAAAGTTCGCGAGAACGTCGTTGACGAGATGATCGAACTCGTTCTTTGCGTACCGAATTTCTCCGTCACAGTCGCTTTGTGCACACGTTTCGCGGTCGTCATCGGTAGCGTACCGTCGCTCACACTCCTCACAGTATCGGTAGTCGAGAAGCGACTCGAGGTAGTCGGCGATGTCTCGTTCGTGGTCGTCGACGACTTCACTGAGCACGTCGAGCTTCGAGTCGTCGGCGCCGAGGGACAGCGTGTCGGCGCTGAGGGACATCACGTGAGTCAGCTTACTGGCATCTTCGCGTTCGCTCTCATCGAGCATGCTCCGACGGTGATAGGTGTCCCCGCCATCGATCGACCGCGCGCGACCGTGGTGGCTGACATCCCACGGGATGGTGAAGTTGGCCGCCACGTAGTCCAAGACCCCCCACGACAGGGAAACGCGGAGGACCTCCTCGTTGTGTTCGTTGAGCGGGACGGGAGTTGGGTCGGTGTCGATGAGTTCGTCCGGATGGTCATAGTAGTAGTAGTCGATAGGGTTGCGCTGGCTGACCGAGTGGACCATCGAGGAGTGAGAGCTGCGTCCCGCACGCCCGACTCGCTGAAGGTACGCGTTCATATTCGGCGGCGTCCCGTACAGCAGGAGCGCGTCGAGGTCGCCGATGTCGACCCCAAGCTCCATCGTCGGTCCCGAGGAGAGGTGGTGGGGATAGTTCTCCTCGCGAAAGAGGTACTCCAACTCCCGGCGCTTGCGCTTGTTCGTCGCCCCGAGATACTCCTCAGAGATGAGGATTCGCGTCTGCGAGTATTCGGCACGGTGGGCACGCTGTGTGAACCGTGGGTGAGAGATCGATGCTCGCTTGGCGAGCGACGTTCCTGACGAGACAGCAGACCGCGTATCCAGGCCGAACTGGTGGTGGAGCGTCGTGTAGTATCGCTCCGTTTCTGGATCAAACCGGATGCCGTCCCCGTTGCCCGCGACCGTGATCGCGAGCGCCGATGGATCGAACGAGACGTAGTCCTCCGAGTGCCCGTATCTGAGGATATTGCGATCGACTAACTCTTCGACGACCGTTTCGGCGGACTGGCCGGGACTCGGGTGGTCGAAGTTTGCAACCCCATAGTCGTTGCCCTCATCGACAAGTTCGCGGACGATAGCACGCTCGTCGCTCGTGAGTTCGTCGAGACCGGGGGCAAGGCGAACGTCGATCAGGCCTTCCTCGGTGAGGGATCCGTCCCGCTCGCCTAAGCGCTGGCTGTAAGTGTGCTCGAGTGCGCGTCTAGTTAGTCGGTCCCGAAGTGCGTCGTCGTCGTCCCAGCGCTTCCGGGGCTGGTCTTTCAATCGCGACTTCAGATCGAACTCGACACTCCTCGCGACTTGCGGCGGTTCCAGCGCATCGTTGACTTCGTCGACGATGTCCGCCGCGTCTTTGAGGACTTGACTGAACGGAGTCCAGTGGTTTCCGTCATCACGGGATGACGCACTCTCGATCAACAGTTGATCGAGGAGCGTCTCGACCTCGGGTTCCGAGAAGTCCCGACTGAGCTCCTTCATGTCGCGATGGGAGTCGGCAAACGACAGGAGTTTCGCCGCCTGTTGGCCCTCGTCATCGGCGACTCGGCGCAGCATGTACTGTGAGGTCGTCACTGCGAGGTTGCTCGGACCCCGCATCAGTTCATCAAACCGACGACCGATCTCGTACCGTGCGTACGGGTGTGGACACGGGACAGCCGACGGCTGCGAGCTCATCGTGTGAATCCCCCCGTTAATGCCGATCGTTTTGTAGGCCTGGTGGTGGCCAGTCCGCGGGTGGACGTCTGGTGCGTCGCAGTCACACCCTTCATCGCCGAGGAACGCA from Natrinema sp. HArc-T2 carries:
- a CDS encoding DEAD/DEAH box helicase, translated to MDFDPLELANSMRESYAEHYAGSQPHRAVKNLVSRYHDGSGESLESDLPEFIRTKGPYLQVLDLPRMSDTHWETFASNHDLHNDVTETFSEAGFRSLYEFQESAVESVLEDHHTLLTASTGRGKTEGWLIPILQFITEAKAGQHNDHPPDSVKCVLTYPTKALAQDQLKRLIDYLFTLNRGRSPDEQVTVGIYDGDTKRRDPDELAYLQTTFQYFDCPCDECDSSLTVSQRDDGSFVVEPMVEHEDDLTFDFIKVTRDAIIESPADILLTNPDTINYRLFNVNSDDEQQRFVAEPKYFVFDEIHEYSELFGSFTSTLMRRYIRERQQLNGYDSEADDDLTIVGASATVENKRTVFQRINPFVDPDVMVIEEDERTLDAPFPVDIPDDFASAELTEEELRNGDTNAARRALDAAGVEGGSEDVDNSLYEHLVEDEGGPLEFVRGIYAALRETPLRPVGLRDRLIDEAGLSEFQAETVVTNFMTIGEVSDILERRAHLFSWPLDGYYTCINCGTVYDTPQSSCTECGHHFVTKLSLCNECGEESLESWFCPNCERLEPHTVTSEEGRFEYFQRRECQCETVDGETPEMVRVYWRPYYECTDCGERQKIDRQHDCPDCGAAMALDDSMEKHVCTKPDCDGELTVDEARAPECHSCHSTALEPLTDEDVQYCIECGEVYEDPEGQECTTNDCDGNLTPKRFLGWTCSDPECDEVYFGNPPASCSCGKQKLVRSALFDISMVDECQSCGYEFLPNGPRDCNCDNPEISRRAKGYSNFRMVDDNGRVREASQFPGGLPCYHEDRRETYAKNRRYDSMLRGPANAAVTTGRYLLRSLADRDDPGTFGESKMLSFADSQADMKELERNFREPEESFFFDQLFIESVRSEADASGWAALSDVVECGVDDAHQYEEELAGKGGNTPRMYELLTGYDQSVDEYLTEELLSRVLEGKYSQRYRSNQLSDEGLIDVRSDADLDDLSEGERELLIEAISQNHHYEPNLIDDIEDGHDHLDSLIDRGILRRLEEEGSRYVMVNEDAVKCAVVDDATPTNYSPSQEAYATSLEVALGAAPDDIVEFTATIEDRSDFSHPHYSLTAQKVSTSDPMMLLARAYYGETDRDERRKLEYQFRQGRYPHFLSSGPAMELGVDIGDLNTLLLYGTPPNANSYLQRIGRAGRSSGNSLIHSVSQRNPIDYYYHEHPEELIAADPQQVPLNEVNREVLHQSLSWAVLDWAATTQWVPWRREQSGLEDLIVCKDEPMPRTEPRPNDIMTFTGVLSSTNFQVQSWNDDAPLEALRSLLEENQDEIEQWLEDLLSFSVCSACGRKHAAGYGGECQRDDCDGVVDPVLGKHGDIVESVLDGTKDEPSFEETIVDLYRDQQDEIYDDIDELDEEVSDLRRKERNTRDRDEKRRLREQREQVERQLDQLNDYLDRLESMDFGSYLNRESSAAFGLRSVGSSVDYQLVGEDFENVSDGSRERRIALSELHPGAAYLYDSETYVVTQVYWEPLESARITDDLEDAAICPTCATEYDSDTPNCESCGTRLKPLVTKVPERVIAYQHDLPLSSTPSTEQLQPSTVYQNDTEPRGTYAPVETDAGDSFEATFSRDIVDENGTVHGQFEYGDVTLLASTNKYWATYKDGGADPLPNVFEMCGVDGCNGAIAKTGDSAYCTNNVQHPVDKSEAVRPATKFSTKAVRVRFDSEELEHGFAHGLRVALQYIGGVSVRQVPESIEDDGTLVYDSDEGGSGITVLLTQDDGEKFERAVELMREAFSPDESKCNCENGCPFCIYQYGCVEQNDPESFDKDELLELLSHDLHLKPRNDE
- a CDS encoding DEAD/DEAH box helicase; the encoded protein is MRDPVTRAEQMQEAYHDYFIGRGGRAARSVANRLVDGEDDLTGMRGPYLQALDIPNWSSRSWDAFARSAHLEPHIRRAFTKIGFERLYDFQERSIEAILNGDDTVITAATGRGKTEAWLIPILNRILEDKRYGENSDDTSVKATLIYPTKALAQDQLKRLLQYIYLINKQLTSEQQITVGIYDGDTPRNVGESGAEGYLNATFRHFECPGYNDELAKCQDCGGGVRIRNTGARFKLIPEKAHCEDDDPNDVPLDFLRLTKNDILEGGVDILLTNPDTINYRLINTNAEDEHERFIYEPEFLVFDEVHTYDGLFGSYTSTLMKRIQSLREARDADDLQLIASSATVENDIELFQKVSGAVDANRVSESPRDLDGDVPEEVPEALTSHSLSVDRILRATAAPDDVVPGLDAFDFTLEDASSYDRDRRETLVSDALFDYLTEVEDDPGSQVVRYVHQLLYDAPLTRSQLHDELATALDLDANEASTLVSNVRTLGEFSGMLENRSHVFSWPIDGFYTCPSCDVTYHSPQDNCRECGFDFVTRSTYCRHCSDEHLIAWYCPSCDQLEPYTPTEHGTIDQDEEHVCRRCEKARDDVVQMVRTTFQPFLECLDCGHQHERTTVRDCPECGSKTVRTGDKTFTCVNPQCEATREVERVCDNCDGTDFGLATVDGRFDCPDCGATYERPEQAPDQCVDCGSSLTSTRFLPWVCGDDDCSTIHFEDTPDRCDCGSPTFVKRGLLEIRHDQHCQSCETAFLGDEGCDCDAPDVHPRTGHHQAYKTIGINGGIHTMSSQPSAVPCPHPYARYEIGRRFDELMRGPSNLAVTTSQYMLRRVADDEGQQAAKLLSFADSHRDMKELSRDFSEPEVETLLDQLLIESASSRDDGNHWTPFSQVLKDAADIVDEVNDALEPPQVARSVEFDLKSRLKDQPRKRWDDDDALRDRLTRRALEHTYSQRLGERDGSLTEEGLIDVRLAPGLDELTSDERAIVRELVDEGNDYGVANFDHPSPGQSAETVVEELVDRNILRYGHSEDYVSFDPSALAITVAGNGDGIRFDPETERYYTTLHHQFGLDTRSAVSSGTSLAKRASISHPRFTQRAHRAEYSQTRILISEEYLGATNKRKRRELEYLFREENYPHHLSSGPTMELGVDIGDLDALLLYGTPPNMNAYLQRVGRAGRSSHSSMVHSVSQRNPIDYYYYDHPDELIDTDPTPVPLNEHNEEVLRVSLSWGVLDYVAANFTIPWDVSHHGRARSIDGGDTYHRRSMLDESEREDASKLTHVMSLSADTLSLGADDSKLDVLSEVVDDHERDIADYLESLLDYRYCEECERRYATDDDRETCAQSDCDGEIRYAKNEFDHLVNDVLANFDERYITGYREYKRALEGELSDLKRRNSRLRRDQQRAGSDERARIMRERRGLKDRIEVLEDYLSDLGDASYFDFLSESRESKYDFSMRSVATTAGLTLVEEGYNRRNVGDQESGRAMQMALSELHPGAAYLDSGETYTVSRVRLDDKASSDLRETVNETVGGDRLAEELVCPACHASYDLDADGCDCETDAPLKQRRLAMLDSVDAYHDNLKLTAEGDEARYLHNEPNKPIQNTYAERETSILEFDPERTFELQDANGEQLGTLEYGDYSVLLHTKSYKTKYKSGEVDPRDTLFEVCGEENCPGVIYRDDDDERRCSADPDHFPDGRGVDSEFIRLGYQYDTQGIRVDLDDRDLSHTLSHGLRVALQYLGGVSIRGLAEYVGDERVDVFESQEGGSDVARLLFERTDGEFRAFDRAIGLMRDQFDCDCENGCPSCLYQYGCDVRNDQRSFDRERLRDILARGDVTIRPVTNHEIDEQLTD